A genomic segment from Castor canadensis chromosome 1, mCasCan1.hap1v2, whole genome shotgun sequence encodes:
- the LOC109687507 gene encoding trace amine-associated receptor 6, which yields MNSNSSPSAALQLCYENVNGSCVKTPYSPGSRVILYTVFGFGAVLAVFGNLLVMTSILHFKQLHSPTNFLIASLACADFCVGVAVMPFSMVRSVESCWYFGRSFCTFHTCCDVAFCYSSLFHLCFISIDRYIAVTDPLVYPTKFTVSMSGICIGISWVLPLVYSGSVFYTGVYEDGLEELSNALNCVGGCQVVVNQNWVLIDFLSFFIPTLVMIILYSNIFLVARQQAKKIENTGGKTESSSESYKARVAKRERKAAKTLGITVVAFMVSWLPYSIDSLIDAFMGFITPAYIYEICVWCAYYNSAMNPLIYALFYPWFKKALKVIMSGQVFKNSSATMNLFSEQM from the coding sequence ATGAACAGCAACTCATCCCCATCTGCAGCCCTGCAGCTCTGCTATGAGAATGTAAATGGGTCCTGTGTGAAAACTCCCTACTCCCCTGGGTCCCGGGTGATCCTGTATACAGTGTTTGGCTTTGGGGCTGTGCTGGCTGTGTTTGGGAACCTCCTGGTAATGACCTCCATCCTCCATTTCAAGCAACTGCATTCTCCCACCAATTTCCTCATAGCCTCTCTGGCCTGTGCTGACTTCTGTGTGGGAGTGGCTGTGATGCCCTTCAGCATGGTCAGGTCTGTGGAGAGCTGCTGGTACTTTGGGAGAAGTTTCTGCACTTTCCATACATGCTGTGATGTGGCATTTTGCTACTCTTCTCTCTTCCACCTGTGCTTCATCTCTATCGACAGGTATATTGCTGTCACTGATCCTCTGGTCTATCCCACCAAGTTCACAGTGTCTATGTCAGGAATTTGCATTGGCATCTCCTGGGTCCTGCCTCTGGTATACAGTGGTTCTGTGTTCTACACAGGTGTCTATGAAGATGGGCTGGAGGAATTATCCAATGCCCTCAACTGTGTAGGAGGTTGTCAGGTAGTTGTAAATCAAAACTGGGTATTGATAGATTTTCTATCCTTCTTTATACCTACTCTTGTTATGATAATTCTGTACAGTAACATTTTTCTTGTGGCTAGACAGCAAGCTAAGAAGATTGAAAATACTGGTGGCAAAACCGAATCATCTTCAGAGAGTTACAAAGCCAGGGtggccaaaagagagagaaaagcagctAAGACCCTGGGGATCACTGTGGTAGCATTTATGGTCTCATGGCTACCATACAGTATTGATTCACTGATTGATGCTTTTATGGGATTTATCACTCCTGCCTATATTTATGAGATTTGTGTTTGGTGTGCTTATTATAACTCAGCCATGAATCCTTTGATTTATGCTTTGTTTTATCCATGGTTTAAGAAGGCTCTTAAAGTTATTATGAGTGGTCAGGTTTTTAAGAATAGTTCAGCAACCATGAATTTGTTCTCTGAACAAATGTAA